In Kocuria turfanensis, a single genomic region encodes these proteins:
- a CDS encoding TIGR03885 family FMN-dependent LLM class oxidoreductase gives MATIGFHASHEQIPPEQLLRDVRHAEQAGFGAAMCSDHLEPWSPRQGHSGFALSWLGAALATTALPFGFVHAPGRRYHPVVTAQATATLARMFPGRLWAALGSGQRLNERPVSPEWPEKEQRQQFLEASFDVVRRLHAGEEVSHRAPLHADRARVWDPPEVAPPLLVAALTPATVRRFAPVADGFITVNQPLEDLRRMLGTWREAGGTGRTALQVHLSWAPSLEQARAIAFDQWRTNVFDPVTMAELASPQDYQRKAVQQDVGDEQIAGAVNVSADLGRHAQWLHEYAELGFDEIHLHHVGQEQASFLDAFGDAVLPQFAGA, from the coding sequence ATGGCGACCATCGGCTTCCACGCCTCCCACGAGCAGATCCCGCCCGAGCAGCTGCTGCGCGACGTCCGGCACGCCGAGCAGGCCGGCTTCGGCGCCGCCATGTGCTCCGACCACCTGGAGCCGTGGTCCCCGCGCCAGGGCCACTCCGGCTTCGCCCTGTCCTGGCTGGGCGCGGCGCTGGCCACCACGGCGCTGCCGTTCGGGTTCGTGCACGCCCCGGGCCGGCGCTACCACCCCGTGGTCACCGCCCAGGCCACTGCCACCCTCGCCCGCATGTTCCCCGGCCGGCTCTGGGCCGCCCTGGGCAGCGGGCAGCGGCTCAACGAGCGCCCGGTCAGCCCGGAGTGGCCGGAGAAGGAGCAGCGCCAGCAGTTCCTCGAGGCGAGCTTCGACGTCGTCCGCCGCCTGCACGCGGGGGAGGAGGTCAGCCACCGCGCACCGCTGCACGCCGACCGCGCCCGGGTCTGGGACCCCCCGGAGGTCGCCCCGCCCCTGCTGGTGGCCGCCCTCACCCCGGCCACCGTCCGCCGCTTCGCCCCCGTGGCCGACGGGTTCATCACCGTCAACCAGCCCCTCGAGGACCTGCGCCGGATGCTCGGGACCTGGCGCGAGGCCGGCGGCACCGGGCGGACCGCCCTGCAGGTGCACCTGAGCTGGGCGCCCTCCCTGGAGCAGGCCCGGGCGATCGCCTTCGACCAGTGGCGCACCAACGTCTTCGACCCCGTCACCATGGCCGAGCTCGCCTCCCCGCAGGACTACCAGCGCAAGGCGGTCCAGCAGGACGTCGGGGACGAGCAGATCGCCGGGGCGGTCAACGTCTCCGCCGACCTCGGCCGGCACGCGCAGTGGCTGCACGAGTACGCCGAGCTCGGCTTCGACGAGATCCACCTGCACCACGTGGGACAGGAGCAGGCGTCCTTCCTCGACGCCTTCGGGGACGCCGTGCTGCCCCAGTTCGCCGGGGCGTGA
- a CDS encoding fumarylacetoacetate hydrolase family protein, producing MRLGTVRRNGTTQAFRQEAGETVYLPVPDVGALLAGGDLRLAGEPGPAPAPEELAAPVLRPGKILCAGLNYYDHAEEVGQEIPEHPTIFAKYATALIGPTDPIAMPEESEKIDWEAELTAVIGSPLRHATPEQARAAIAGYTIMNDISVRDWQGRTSEWFQGKNFDRTTPVGPVVVTPDEVDPEAGLAIRCSVDGVLHQDSGTDRMIFSAVALVEYLSRFLTLEPGDLVACGTPAGVGLAKKPRRIWLRDGQEVVTEIEGIGQLRNVCTPAEELLTRSS from the coding sequence GTGAGACTCGGCACCGTGCGACGCAACGGCACCACCCAGGCCTTCCGCCAGGAGGCGGGGGAGACCGTCTACCTGCCCGTCCCCGACGTCGGGGCCCTCCTCGCCGGGGGCGACCTGCGGCTGGCCGGGGAGCCGGGTCCCGCGCCCGCCCCGGAGGAGCTGGCGGCGCCCGTGCTGCGCCCCGGCAAGATCCTGTGCGCGGGGCTCAACTACTACGACCACGCGGAGGAGGTCGGCCAGGAGATCCCGGAGCACCCCACGATCTTCGCGAAGTACGCCACCGCGCTGATCGGCCCCACCGACCCCATCGCCATGCCGGAGGAGTCCGAGAAGATCGACTGGGAGGCCGAGCTGACCGCGGTGATCGGCTCGCCCCTGCGCCACGCCACGCCGGAGCAGGCCCGCGCCGCCATCGCCGGGTACACGATCATGAACGACATCTCGGTGCGGGACTGGCAGGGCCGGACCTCCGAGTGGTTCCAGGGCAAGAACTTCGACCGCACCACCCCGGTGGGGCCCGTGGTCGTGACCCCGGACGAGGTCGACCCCGAGGCGGGGCTGGCCATCCGCTGCAGCGTCGACGGCGTGCTCCACCAGGACTCGGGCACCGACCGGATGATCTTCTCCGCCGTGGCGCTGGTCGAGTACCTCAGCCGGTTCCTGACCCTCGAGCCCGGGGACCTCGTGGCCTGCGGCACCCCCGCCGGGGTGGGCCTGGCCAAGAAGCCCCGCCGGATCTGGTTGCGCGACGGCCAGGAGGTCGTCACCGAGATCGAGGGCATCGGGCAGCTGCGCAACGTCTGCACCCCCGCCGAGGAGCTCCTGACCCGGAGCTCCTGA
- a CDS encoding DUF6504 family protein, producing MGFLTEGVEVDCDAGGVPVTVRWRGRGYRVAQDPVRWYERRAWWAEDARLPKDRGIGAVDQQMWRVQVQLTVRSELLTLELVHTLDTGRWRLLAATSASGTQVVRCA from the coding sequence GTGGGCTTTCTGACGGAGGGCGTCGAGGTGGACTGCGACGCCGGCGGCGTGCCGGTGACCGTGCGCTGGCGCGGACGGGGCTACCGGGTGGCGCAGGACCCCGTGCGCTGGTACGAGCGCCGGGCGTGGTGGGCCGAGGACGCCCGGCTGCCCAAGGACCGCGGGATCGGGGCGGTGGACCAGCAGATGTGGCGGGTCCAGGTCCAGCTCACCGTCCGCTCGGAGCTGCTGACCCTCGAGCTCGTCCACACCCTCGACACCGGTCGCTGGCGGCTGCTGGCGGCCACCAGCGCCTCGGGGACCCAGGTGGTGCGCTGCGCCTAG
- a CDS encoding GNAT family N-acetyltransferase, whose product MTGTITLIAHTTENTRTPAVSLRPATPEDAESLAQLYYSSYEQGGVSSLEEARTVIRGVFDGEYGPFLPEASPVVVDDDGTIVAAALVLARRVGEDLPDAPYIFELFTAASRRRQGLAEQLVRCAMSTLYDHGYDQVSLRIAEDNAAALALYLTLDFNRWVPETDYETDYV is encoded by the coding sequence ATGACCGGAACCATCACGCTGATCGCCCACACGACGGAGAACACCAGGACTCCTGCCGTGTCCCTGCGACCGGCCACCCCGGAGGACGCCGAGAGTCTCGCCCAGCTCTACTACTCCTCCTACGAGCAGGGCGGGGTCTCCAGCCTCGAGGAGGCGCGCACGGTGATCCGGGGCGTCTTCGACGGCGAGTACGGGCCCTTCCTGCCCGAGGCCTCGCCGGTGGTGGTGGACGACGACGGGACCATCGTGGCCGCGGCCCTGGTCCTGGCCCGGCGCGTCGGCGAGGACCTGCCCGACGCCCCCTACATCTTCGAGCTGTTCACCGCGGCCTCCCGCCGCCGGCAGGGCCTGGCCGAGCAGCTGGTGCGCTGCGCCATGAGCACCCTCTACGACCACGGCTACGACCAGGTGAGCCTGCGCATCGCGGAGGACAACGCGGCGGCGCTCGCGCTGTACCTGACGCTCGACTTCAACCGCTGGGTCCCCGAGACGGACTACGAGACGGACTACGTCTGA
- a CDS encoding pyridoxamine 5'-phosphate oxidase family protein, translating into MSAGEALRRVRDFVRAHGGGVVATNSGTGCPESAWINLAAHEDGRLVFGTNERSRKYANLRADPRVSLVVVSGDGQEFQLEGRAAVLEGPAAQDAGELLESRHPGATGKDSTRLVAVRLHWARFVDVAADPPVREDLTL; encoded by the coding sequence CTGAGCGCCGGGGAGGCCCTCCGCCGGGTCCGCGACTTCGTGCGGGCCCACGGCGGCGGGGTCGTGGCGACCAACAGCGGCACCGGCTGCCCCGAGTCCGCGTGGATCAACCTCGCGGCCCACGAGGACGGGCGGCTGGTCTTCGGCACGAACGAGCGCAGCCGCAAGTACGCGAACCTGCGGGCCGACCCCCGGGTCTCCCTGGTGGTGGTCTCGGGGGACGGCCAGGAGTTCCAGCTCGAGGGGCGCGCCGCGGTGCTCGAGGGCCCTGCGGCGCAGGACGCCGGCGAGCTGCTGGAGTCCCGTCACCCGGGCGCCACGGGCAAGGACAGCACCCGGCTCGTGGCCGTGCGCCTGCACTGGGCCCGGTTCGTGGACGTCGCGGCCGACCCCCCGGTCCGGGAGGACCTCACGCTGTGA
- a CDS encoding SOS response-associated peptidase, which translates to MCGRYVIARAVGDLVAETGAVPDESLGEADSERLRANWNTAPTTDVPIVLERLAGGDGRDDGGELVRELHVARWGLVPGWAKDPAVGSKMFNARSETVLEKPSFRKAVRARRCAVPANGYYEWKREPGPGKGGRKQPYYVHPADPDETIWFAGIYEWWRVPEGAELHSAALQPGRDGGDSTWLLSCSILTTDSPEPSAEHPVLTELHGLHDRMPIPLAPEHVDDWLRPGEDDAPQLVDLVRAEAHRTAARWVLDPVDPAVGNVRNNSPELVLPQRSLF; encoded by the coding sequence ATGTGCGGACGCTACGTCATCGCCCGGGCCGTGGGCGACCTCGTGGCCGAGACCGGGGCCGTCCCGGACGAGAGCCTCGGCGAGGCCGACTCCGAGCGGCTGCGGGCCAACTGGAACACCGCGCCCACCACCGACGTGCCCATCGTCCTGGAGCGCCTGGCGGGCGGGGACGGCCGGGACGACGGCGGGGAGCTGGTCCGCGAGCTGCACGTGGCCCGCTGGGGACTGGTCCCGGGCTGGGCCAAGGACCCCGCGGTCGGGTCGAAGATGTTCAACGCCCGGTCGGAGACCGTCCTGGAGAAGCCGTCCTTCCGCAAGGCGGTCCGCGCCCGCCGCTGCGCGGTCCCCGCCAACGGCTACTACGAGTGGAAGCGCGAGCCGGGCCCCGGCAAGGGCGGGCGCAAGCAGCCCTACTACGTCCACCCGGCCGACCCGGACGAGACCATCTGGTTCGCCGGGATCTACGAGTGGTGGCGGGTGCCCGAGGGCGCGGAGCTGCACTCGGCGGCCCTGCAGCCCGGCCGGGACGGCGGGGACAGCACGTGGCTGCTGTCCTGCTCGATCCTCACCACCGACTCCCCGGAGCCCTCCGCCGAGCACCCCGTGCTCACGGAGCTGCACGGGCTGCACGACCGGATGCCGATCCCGCTGGCCCCCGAGCACGTCGACGACTGGCTGCGCCCGGGGGAGGACGACGCCCCGCAGCTGGTGGACCTGGTGCGGGCCGAGGCGCACCGGACGGCCGCCCGGTGGGTGCTCGACCCGGTGGACCCGGCCGTCGGCAACGTGCGCAACAACTCCCCGGAGCTCGTCCTCCCGCAGCGGAGCCTGTTCTGA
- a CDS encoding lipoate--protein ligase family protein: MKLLRQRESLGAQQDYESAMTLLADVRRSGPVLRLYEPAPTVAFGRRDELRPGFADAARAARESGFEPLVRRVGGRAAAYHGGCLIVDHLEAAEDPTTGIQDRYRLFGDMLVAALEELEVEADVGEIPGEYCAGEHSVHGTHPASSSTPGRKVKLAGTAQRVVAGAWYFSTVLVIEQSEPIRSVLTDVYAALDLEWDPATAGAVDDLRPGTTVADVERGIRKVYGMYSEYLGYGPLTD, from the coding sequence ATGAAACTACTCCGCCAGCGCGAGTCCCTGGGCGCCCAGCAGGACTACGAGAGCGCCATGACCCTCCTCGCCGACGTCCGCCGCAGCGGTCCCGTGCTGCGCCTCTACGAACCGGCGCCCACGGTCGCCTTCGGCCGCCGGGACGAGCTGCGCCCGGGCTTCGCCGACGCCGCCCGGGCCGCCCGCGAGAGCGGCTTCGAGCCCCTGGTCCGGCGGGTGGGCGGGCGCGCGGCGGCCTACCACGGCGGGTGCCTGATCGTGGACCACCTCGAGGCGGCCGAGGACCCGACCACGGGCATCCAGGACCGCTACCGCCTGTTCGGGGACATGCTCGTGGCGGCCCTGGAGGAGCTCGAGGTCGAGGCCGACGTCGGGGAGATCCCCGGCGAGTACTGCGCCGGGGAGCACAGCGTGCACGGGACGCACCCGGCGTCGTCGTCGACCCCGGGCCGGAAGGTGAAGCTGGCCGGCACCGCCCAGCGGGTGGTCGCGGGCGCCTGGTACTTCAGCACCGTGCTGGTGATCGAGCAGTCCGAGCCCATCCGCTCGGTGCTCACCGACGTCTACGCCGCCCTGGACCTGGAGTGGGACCCCGCGACCGCCGGGGCCGTGGACGACCTGCGCCCGGGCACCACCGTGGCCGACGTCGAGCGCGGGATCCGCAAGGTGTACGGCATGTACTCCGAGTACCTGGGATACGGGCCGCTCACCGACTGA
- a CDS encoding nucleosidase → MQKLLVLAAHPLETKYFPDDIDLVLIGVGMSAAAVRTTEAVLTRCPDPARRAELTVLNIGSAGALRDGLHGVHEPSRIINRDVDEQLLRAAGIPVDNVIELGGTGPVLATGDSFVAGGPARDALAARADLVDMEGWAIAVACRHLGVRLRMVKHVSDAADEAALAWAEKVEVSAVALGQWFRASGIAAR, encoded by the coding sequence GTGCAGAAACTGCTCGTGCTCGCCGCCCACCCGCTGGAGACCAAGTACTTCCCGGACGACATCGACCTGGTCCTGATCGGCGTCGGGATGTCGGCGGCGGCGGTGCGCACCACCGAGGCGGTGCTCACCCGCTGCCCGGACCCCGCGCGGCGGGCGGAGCTGACGGTGCTCAACATCGGCAGCGCCGGGGCGCTGCGGGACGGGCTGCACGGGGTGCACGAGCCCTCCCGGATCATCAACCGGGACGTGGACGAGCAGCTGCTGCGCGCGGCCGGGATCCCCGTGGACAACGTCATCGAGCTCGGCGGCACCGGCCCGGTCCTCGCCACCGGGGACTCGTTCGTGGCCGGCGGACCCGCCCGGGACGCCCTGGCCGCCCGGGCCGACCTCGTGGACATGGAGGGCTGGGCGATCGCGGTGGCCTGCCGGCACCTGGGCGTGCGGCTGCGGATGGTCAAGCACGTCTCCGACGCCGCCGACGAGGCCGCGCTCGCGTGGGCCGAGAAGGTCGAGGTCAGCGCGGTGGCCCTGGGGCAGTGGTTCCGCGCCAGCGGCATCGCCGCGCGCTGA